CGTCAGCAGTGTATTCTGTAAGCTTATTCTCGTTACTTAAGTTAGCAAGTTCTCCTGCATAGTCTAAAGCCTTGTTACGGTCTTTGTCGTAGCTTTCACCCTCTTTCTTGCCAGCTCTCACTAGATACTTTAATACCTGCATTGTATACCAGCCTGCAAGCTCTTCATAGTTAAAATGATGTTTAAAGTATTCGTTAAGTTCCATACCGTATTCATTGGCATAGTGCTTATTTGTACCATAATTCATTAGATGTT
This DNA window, taken from Leptotrichia sp. OH3620_COT-345, encodes the following:
- a CDS encoding DUF3310 domain-containing protein, which translates into the protein MNYGTNKHYANEYGMELNEYFKHHFNYEELAGWYTMQVLKYLVRAGKKEGESYDKDRNKALDYAGELANLSNENKLTEYTAD